One part of the Phragmites australis chromosome 3, lpPhrAust1.1, whole genome shotgun sequence genome encodes these proteins:
- the LOC133912622 gene encoding metacaspase-1-like: MASSRPPRASTTTWCGRCGAYLSVAPGSRSVRCALCHAVTYVERRPHGLHHAAIGFIKGLISAIVSPPPSSSPSLRPGGAAFQLPASYPRVRGCKKRALLVGISYAGSQYELKGTVNDVNCMAYLLRQRFGFPSDCILVLTEDDKDPFRVPTRVNLLHAMRWLVDGTTSGDSLVFHFSGHGVQKLDNNGDEVDGYDEALCPLDFQDRGVILDDEINAIIVRSLCWGVKLHAIVDTCHSGTILDLPYLCRISRTGYWQWENHSRPSGEPKCTNGGLAISISGCGDSQTSQDTTAFSGSASTGAMTYSFIKAVESEPGTTYGRLLTAMRATIRDNGGEFGIPGPIGAFFRRVITFSCAQEPQLCSSEPFDIYKKPFLL; encoded by the exons ATGgcgagctcgaggccgccgcgCGCGAGCACGACAACGTGGTGCGGCCGCTGCGGCGCGTACCTGTCCGTAGCCCCGGGCTCGCGCTCCGTGCGGTGCGCGCTCTGCCACGCCGTCACGTACGTCGAGCGCCGCCCGCACGGCCTGCACCACGCCGCCATCGGGTTCATCAAGGGTCTCATCAGCGCCATCGTGTCGCCGCCGCCCTCGTCCTCGCCATCGCTGCGGCCCGGCGGGGCGGCGTTCCAGCTGCCGGCCAGCTATCCGCGCGTCCGCGGCTGCAAGAAGCGCGCGCTCCTCGTGGGGATCAGCTACGCCGGCAGCCAGTACGAGCTCAAGGGCACCGTCAACGACGTCAACTGCATGGCCTACCTGCTCCGCCAGAGGTTCGGCTTCCCCAGCGACTGCATCCTCGTCCTCACAGAGGACGACAAGGACCCGTTCAGGGTGCCGACGCGGGTTAACCTCTTGCATGCGATGCGGTGGCTCGTGGACGGCACCACCTCCGGCGACTCGCTGGTGTTCCACTTCTCCGGCCACGGCGTGCAGAAGCTGGACAACAACGGCGACGAGGTCGACGGTTACGACGAGGCGCTCTGCCCGCTCGACTTCCAGGACCGCGGCGTCATCCTCGACGACGAGATCAACGCGATCATCGTCCGGTCGCTCTGCTGGGGCGTCAAGCTGCACGCCATCGTCGACACCTGTCACAGCGGAACCATCCTCGACCTCCCCTACCTCTGTCGCATATCCAG GACCGGATACTGGCAGTGGGAGAACCACAGCCGCCCGTCCGGCGAGCCCAAGTGCACCAACGGCGGCCTCGCGATCTCGATCAGCGGCTGCGGCGACAGCCAAACCTCGCAGGACACCACG GCGTTCTCGGGCTCCGCCTCGACCGGCGCCATGACGTACAGCTTCATCAAGGCGGTGGAGTCCGAGCCGGGCACCACCTACGGCCGCCTGCTGACGGCAATGCGGGCGACGATCCGCGACAACGGCGGGGAGTTCGGCATCCCCGGTCCTATCGGCGCCTTCTTCCGCCGGGTCATCACCTTCAGCTGCGCGCAG GAGCCCCAGCTGTGCTCTTCGGAACCGTTCGACATCTACAAGAAGCCGTTTCTCTTGTGA